In the genome of Drosophila subpulchrella strain 33 F10 #4 breed RU33 chromosome 2L, RU_Dsub_v1.1 Primary Assembly, whole genome shotgun sequence, one region contains:
- the LOC119547206 gene encoding sodium/hydrogen exchanger 8 codes for MRLWLLWSAAALFVVFQAAADISGPVLPNNITTINSTSAESTNSTHASPEVSASSPPGNISPSTAAPGNGSITRKGNASSVATEPPLIDSHAVEQEHNSSLSLFFVICVIMLGILLIHSMLQTGFQYLPESIVVVFLGAFIGLSLNVMSGQNGSWKREEVFSPMGFFLVLLPPIIFESGYNLHKGNFFQNIGSILVFAIFGTTISALVIGAGIYLLGLAEVAFRLSFSESFAFGSLISAVDPVATVAIFHALDVDPILNMLVFGESILNDAISIVLTASITQSANANAEASTGEAMFSALKTFCAMFFASAGIGVIFALISALLLKHIDLRKHPSLEFAMMLMFTYAPYVLAEGIHLSGIMAILFCGIVMSHYTHFNLSTVTQITMQQTMRTLAFIAETCVFAYLGLAIFSFKHQVELSFVIWAIVLCLIGRACNIFPLAFLVNKFREHKINNKMQFIMWFSGLRGAISYALSLHLNLDSQEKRHVIITTTLIIVLFTTLVLGGSTMPLLKYLKPGKKRRTRGSVRNTPEEGGRRSGSGRKRSKSISLSKTREWGQAIDSEHLSELTEEEDVTFTQARDRFGRMDRKYFIPFFTRRFNSQELHECKSQMADLTNKWYQAIRVSPLDSDESDEEIGLAASTSQSHLTRS; via the exons ATGAGGCTTTGGCTACTTTGGAGTGCGGCCGCTCTTTTCGTCGTCTTTCAAGCGGCGGCGGACATCAGTGGCCCGGTTCTGCCCAACAACATCACAACCATTAACTCCACCTCGGCAGAAAGTACCAACTCCACTCACGCTTCGCCTGAAGTTTCAGCCAGCAGTCCTCCGGGGAACATATCGCCCTcaactgctgctcctggcAACGGAAGCATCACGAGGAAGGGTAACGCATCCTCAGTGGCCACGGAGCCACCGCTCATCGATTCCCATGCTGTCGAGCAGGAGCACAACTCCTCGCTGTCCTTGTTCTTCGTCATCTGCGTGATCATGCTGGGCATCCTGCTGATCCACTCCATGCTGCAGACCGGATTCCAGTACCTGCCGGAGAGCATAGTGGTGGTCTTCCTGGGGGCCTTCATTGGTCTGTCGCTGAACGTGATGTCCGGACAGAATGGCAGCTGGAAGCGCGAGGAGGTCTTTTCGCCCATGGGCTTCTTTCTGGTGCTTCTACCGCCAATTATATTCGAGTCCGGCTACAATCTGCACAAGGGAAACTTTTTTCAGAACATCGGATCGATACTGGTATTTGCTATATTCGGCACAACGATTTCTGCACTGGTCATCGGGGCGGGAATTTATCTGCTGGGACTGGCAGAGGTGGCGTTTCG ACTCAGCTTTTCGGAGTCCTTTGCGTTTGGGTCGCTCATCTCCGCTGTGGATCCTGTCGCAACTGTGGCCATTTTCCATGCCTTGGACGTGGACCCCATTCTCAACATGTTGGTGTTCGGTGAGAGCATCTTGAACGATGCCATATCGATTGTCCTGACCGCCTCTATCACCCAATCGGCCAACGCAAATGCTGAGGCCAGCACTGGGGAGGCCATGTTTAGTGCATTGAAGACTTTCTGCGCCATGTTCTTTGCTTCGGCGGGAATTGGAGTCATATTCGCCCTAATATCGGCACTGCTCCTGAAGCACATCGATTTGCGAAAGCATCCGTCCCTGGAGTTTGCCATGATGCTTATGTTTACCTACGCCCCCTACGTCTTGGCCGAGGGAATACATCTAAGCG GTATCATGGCCATACTATTTTGTGGAATCGTCATGTCTCACTACACGCATTTTAACCTATCCACT GTTACTCAAATCACCATGCAACAGACGATGAGGACACTGGCTTTCATAGCTGAAACATGCGTTTTTGCTTATCTGGGCTTGGCAATTTTTTCGTTTAAGCACCAAGTAGAACTATCTTTTGTTATATGGGCCATAGTACTCTGCCTAATTGGACGCGCCTGCAACATTTTCCCGCTAGCGTTCTTGGTCAACAAATTCCGCGAGCATAAGATCAACAACAAGATGCAGTTCATCATGTGGTTTTCAGGCCTACGCGGGGCCATTTCATACGCACTGTCTCTGCACTTAAACCTCGACAGCCAGGAGAAGCGCCACGTCATCATAACAACTAC aCTGATCATCGTGCTGTTTACCACGCTAGTATTGGGCGGCTCAACGATGCCGCTGCTGAAATATCTTAAGCCCGGCAAGAAACGCCGCACACGTGGCTCCGTGCGGAATACCCCTGAGGAGGGAGGCCGGCGCAGTGGCAGCGGCCGAAAGCGGTCGAAGTCTATTTCCCTGTCGAAGACCCGTGAATGGGGTCAGGCAATCGACTCGGAACACCTGTCGGAGCTCACTGAGGAGGAAGACGTCACCTTCACACAGGCCCGCGATCGCTTTGGGCGCATGGATCGCAAGTACTTCATTCCGTTCTTTACGCGACGGTTCAACAGTCAGGAACTGCACGAATGCAAGTCGCAAATGGCTGACCTGACTAACAAGTGGTACCAAGCCATTCGCGTGAGTCCATTGGATTCGGATGAATCTGATGAAGAGATCGGGTTGGCGGCCAGCACAAGTCAGAGTCATCTGACGCGATCGTAG
- the LOC119547207 gene encoding cysteine-rich with EGF-like domain protein 2 isoform X2, whose product MRVKDCWLATLAFLAFLSMASSSFSSEKPVPPPCRACSQLVGSFKAGLERTKRGHGGGDTAWEEEKLRSYKTSEVRLVEIQEKLCSDPEVVNKDHCHNLANEHEALLEDWFTHNQAQSPDLQSWLCIDQLAVCCPPNTYGADCQPCTDCSGNGKCKGAGTRKGNGKCKCDPGYAGLNCNECGSMHYESFRDEKKLLCTQCHVACGDGGCTGGGPKNCRKCKDGWSMDSEAGCVDINECLEQKRPNSCRPQQFCVNNEGSFSCLECDRSCDGCDGDGPDMCKKCADGFELRDGKCHVSSDSNSTMNQLGEESTHEEL is encoded by the exons ATGAGAGTCAAGGACTGTTGGCTCGCCACGCTGGCATTCCTGGCGTTCCTGTCGATGGCCTCGTCGTCTTTTTCGTCCGAGAAGCCAGTTCCTCCGCCCTGCAGGGCCTGCAGCCAGTTAGTTGGATCCTTTAAGGCAGGACTCGAGCGCACGAAGAGAGGACATGGTGGCGGGGACACGGCTTGGGAAGAGGAGAAGCTGCGATCCTACAAAACCAGCGAAGTGCGGCTGGTGGAGATTCAGGAAAAGCTATGCTCGGACCCAGAGGTGGTAAACAAGGACCACTGCCACAATCTGGCCAATGAGCACGAGGCGCTTCTGGAGGACTGGTTCACCCACAATCAGGCGCAGAGCCCCGACCTGCAATCGTGGCTTTGCATCGACCAGCTGGCTGTCTGCTGTCCGCCGAACACCTACGGAGCAGATTGCCAGCCCTGCACCGACTGCAGCGGAAACG GTAAATGCAAGGGAGCCGGAACCCGGAAGGGCAACGGAAAGTGCAAGTGTGATCCTGGCTATGCGGGACTCAACTGCAATGAGTGTGGATCGATGCACTACGAGTCCTTCCGTGACGAGAAGAAATTACTGTGTACACAGTGCCACGTGGCCTGCGGCGATGGCGGTTGCACTGGAGGTGGTCCGAAAAACTGCCGCAAGTGTAAGGACGGGTGGAGCATGGACTCGGAAGCGGGGTGTGTGGACATAAACGAGTGCCTGGAGCAAAAGCGTCCGAATTCCTGCCGACCGCAGCAGTTCTGCGTAAACAACGAGGGCTCCTTTAGCTGCCTGGAGTGCGATCGCTCTTGTGATGGCTGCGACGGCGATGGCCCGGACATGTGCAAGAAGTGTGCGGATGGCTTTGAGCTGAGGGACGGCAAGTGCCACG TCAGCAGCGATTCAAATTCCACGATGAATCAGCTCGGTGAGGAGTCCACGCACGAAGAACTGTAG
- the LOC119547207 gene encoding cysteine-rich with EGF-like domain protein 2 isoform X1, translated as MRVKDCWLATLAFLAFLSMASSSFSSEKPVPPPCRACSQLVGSFKAGLERTKRGHGGGDTAWEEEKLRSYKTSEVRLVEIQEKLCSDPEVVNKDHCHNLANEHEALLEDWFTHNQAQSPDLQSWLCIDQLAVCCPPNTYGADCQPCTDCSGNGKCKGAGTRKGNGKCKCDPGYAGLNCNECGSMHYESFRDEKKLLCTQCHVACGDGGCTGGGPKNCRKCKDGWSMDSEAGCVDINECLEQKRPNSCRPQQFCVNNEGSFSCLECDRSCDGCDGDGPDMCKKCADGFELRDGKCHDLSAEQRSNYVSYTRMLTYFGMCVATCVIFQSSTHIAWGCIVGAAVAVYIAVSEYWMNSEAEGGHQPEIDTKQLEELIMKSL; from the exons ATGAGAGTCAAGGACTGTTGGCTCGCCACGCTGGCATTCCTGGCGTTCCTGTCGATGGCCTCGTCGTCTTTTTCGTCCGAGAAGCCAGTTCCTCCGCCCTGCAGGGCCTGCAGCCAGTTAGTTGGATCCTTTAAGGCAGGACTCGAGCGCACGAAGAGAGGACATGGTGGCGGGGACACGGCTTGGGAAGAGGAGAAGCTGCGATCCTACAAAACCAGCGAAGTGCGGCTGGTGGAGATTCAGGAAAAGCTATGCTCGGACCCAGAGGTGGTAAACAAGGACCACTGCCACAATCTGGCCAATGAGCACGAGGCGCTTCTGGAGGACTGGTTCACCCACAATCAGGCGCAGAGCCCCGACCTGCAATCGTGGCTTTGCATCGACCAGCTGGCTGTCTGCTGTCCGCCGAACACCTACGGAGCAGATTGCCAGCCCTGCACCGACTGCAGCGGAAACG GTAAATGCAAGGGAGCCGGAACCCGGAAGGGCAACGGAAAGTGCAAGTGTGATCCTGGCTATGCGGGACTCAACTGCAATGAGTGTGGATCGATGCACTACGAGTCCTTCCGTGACGAGAAGAAATTACTGTGTACACAGTGCCACGTGGCCTGCGGCGATGGCGGTTGCACTGGAGGTGGTCCGAAAAACTGCCGCAAGTGTAAGGACGGGTGGAGCATGGACTCGGAAGCGGGGTGTGTGGACATAAACGAGTGCCTGGAGCAAAAGCGTCCGAATTCCTGCCGACCGCAGCAGTTCTGCGTAAACAACGAGGGCTCCTTTAGCTGCCTGGAGTGCGATCGCTCTTGTGATGGCTGCGACGGCGATGGCCCGGACATGTGCAAGAAGTGTGCGGATGGCTTTGAGCTGAGGGACGGCAAGTGCCACG ACCTTTCCGCTGAGCAACGTAGCAACTACGTGAGCTATACGCGAATGCTCACTTACTTCGGCATGTGCGTGGCCACCTGCGTCATCTTCCAGAGCTCCACCCACATTGCCTGGGGTTGCATTGTTGGGGCGGCGGTGGCCGTGTACATTGCCGTTTCTGAGTATTGGATGAACTCGGAGGCAGAAGGTGGCCACCAGCCCGAAATTGACACTAAGCAGTTGGAGGAACTGATCATGAAGTCATTATAA